The Hoplias malabaricus isolate fHopMal1 chromosome 9, fHopMal1.hap1, whole genome shotgun sequence genome contains a region encoding:
- the epdr1 gene encoding mammalian ependymin-related protein 1, with translation MSRRGVSPLAVCVAVLAVSCVRSSVGAPRPQPCTAPLQWEGRSVQYDHQTGRNTRSLLSYDGQNQRIRVLEEKRKHTPCKRYFEYIYLFPNGVLFQIDQVTKDCAKLNLTEAWDPYDIPMNSTYEDQYFIGGPGDMIEVQEWSDRKPARKHEAWVGVYTLKDCYPVQETYTKNSSVTTSTRFFDLQLGITDPGVFNPPSTCVSAVAERMISEC, from the exons ATGTCCCGGCGTGGAGTGTCTCCGCTGGCCGTATGTGTGGCGGTGCTGGCGGTTAGTTGTGTCCGCTCGTCTGTAGGCGCCCCTCGGCCGCAGCCCTGCACCGCTCCGCTGCAGTGGGAGGGACGGAGCGTTCAATACGACCACCAGACCGGCAGAAACACACGGAGCCTGCTCTCCTATGATGGGCAGAACCAGAGGATAAGAGTCCTGGAGGagaagaggaaacacacaccaTGCAAGAG GTACTTTGAATACATCTACCTGTTCCCGAATGGAGTGCTTTTCCAGATTGACCAAGTTACGAAGGACTGTGCTAAGCTCAATTTAACAGAAGCATGGGACCCATACGACATCCCCATGAACTCCACCTACGAGGATCAGTACTTCATCGGCGGGCCTGGAGACATGATTGAGGTTCAAGAGTGGTCTGATAGAAAGCCAGCTCGTAAAC ATGAGGCCTGGGTGGGTGTGTACACCCTGAAGGACTGCTACCCCGTGCAGGAGACTTACACCAAGAACAGCAGCGTGACCACGTCCACACGCTTCTTTGACCTGCAGCTGGGCATTACTGACCCTGGTGTCTTCAACCCTCCCAGTACCTGCGTCTCAGCTGTAGCTGAACGCATGATCTCAGAGTGCTGA
- the stard3nl gene encoding STARD3 N-terminal-like protein, translated as MASLCSSVDSRTTPRGICSINSTPMSARIESYEGVEKKCISDVRRTFCLFVTFDLLFITLLWIIELNVNGGIPEQLKKEVLEYDYHNSFFDIFVLAAFRFTALTLAYAVCRLRHWWAIAITTAVTSAFLIAKVIISKLLSQGAFGYLLPIISFILAWIETWFLDFKVLPQEANDENRLLTIQNIAERAPLMPQGPISDGQFYSPPESVADSDEELDDKHNLEKPIV; from the exons ATGGCCAGTCTGTGCAGCAGTGTGGACTCCAGAACCACACCGAGGGGCATATGCTCCATTAACTCCACCCCCATGTCTGCACGCATCGAGTCCTACGAAGGAGTGGAGAAGAAATGCATCTCTGATGTTAGGAGGACTTTCTGCCTTTTTGTGACATTTGATTTGCTGTTCATCACTCTGCTCTGGATCATTGAGCTCAAT gTCAATGGTGGAATACCAGAACAACTGAAAAAGGAGGTGTTGGAATATGATTACCACAATTCCTTTTTTGATattttt GTTTTGGCTGCGTTCCGGTTTACAGCCTTGACCTTGGCTTATGCAGTTTGCCGTCTGCGCCACTGGTGGGCTATCGCG ATTACTACAGCAGTCACCAGTGCTTTCTTGATTGCAAAAGTTATTATATCAAAG CTTCTCTCTCAGGGAGCATTTGGTTACCTACTGCCCATTATCTCCTTCATCCTGGCATGGATAGAGACCTGGTTTCTCGACTTTAAAGTTCTGCCTCAGGAAGCTAATGATGAGAACA GGTTATTGACGATACAAAATATAGCAGAACGAGCTCCACTCATGCCTCAGGGGCCTATCTCAGATGGACAGTTCTACTCACCACCAGAATCTGTGGCAG ATTCTGATGAAGAGCTGGATGATAAACATAACCTCGAGAAGCCCATTGTCTAG